The following proteins come from a genomic window of Lolium rigidum isolate FL_2022 chromosome 5, APGP_CSIRO_Lrig_0.1, whole genome shotgun sequence:
- the LOC124655955 gene encoding uncharacterized protein LOC124655955 has product MDRLLLSRPPMPTPVHAADMAADGDLLELDVLWPASSAPGLLAALPDDEAKKKKKRAGGPAVRSASRAIPEKAALTPAAAARSAPVRIPSETAARRGRWAHAVGGGDEGDAMVPPHEIVARRAAAHNSVLEGAGRTLKGRDLRRVRNAVLRRTGFLD; this is encoded by the coding sequence ATGGATCGCCTCCTGCTCTCCCGGCCCCCGATGCCCACCCCCGTCCACGCCGCTGACATGGCCGCGGACGGCGACCTCCTCGAGCTCGATGTCCTCTGGCCCGCCTCCTCGGCCCCCGGTCTCCTCGCCGCGCTTCCCGATGACgaggctaagaagaagaagaagcgcgcGGGCGGGCCCGCGGTCCGATCGGCCTCCCGCGCCATCCCGGAGAAGGCCGCGTTGAcccctgcggcggcggcgaggtcggcTCCGGTGCGCATACCGTCGGAGACTGCGGCACGGAGGGGGAGGTGGGCCCACGCCGTGGGCGGAGGCGACGAAGGGGACGCCATGGTTCCGCCGCACGAGATCGTCGCGCGCCGCGCGGCTGCGCACAACTCGGTGCTGGAGGGAGCCGGGAGGACGCTCAAGGGCCGCGACCTCCGCCGCGTCCGCAACGCCGTCCTCCGCCGCACCGGCTTCCTCGACTGA